A genome region from Proteus vulgaris includes the following:
- the csdE gene encoding cysteine desulfurase sulfur acceptor subunit CsdE — protein MNNNTSLLATQHPFGHEITLAILLEDFQKSKAWEDKYRQLIQLSRKLPTLPDELKTTEKEIKGCENRVWLGVELNNDGKYHVYGDSDGRIVKGLLTIILAAVENKTAQEIADINMLAIFEQLGLANQISQSRTDGVNAIITRLKSLTSQY, from the coding sequence ATGAATAACAACACCTCTCTGCTGGCAACTCAGCATCCATTTGGTCATGAAATTACCTTAGCGATCTTGCTTGAAGATTTCCAAAAATCAAAAGCATGGGAAGACAAATATCGTCAATTAATTCAACTTTCGCGTAAATTACCTACATTACCCGATGAGTTAAAAACAACAGAAAAAGAGATCAAGGGATGTGAGAACAGAGTATGGCTAGGTGTCGAGTTAAATAATGACGGCAAATACCATGTTTATGGTGATAGTGATGGTCGTATTGTAAAAGGCTTACTAACGATTATTTTAGCTGCTGTTGAAAATAAAACGGCGCAAGAAATAGCGGATATCAATATGTTAGCGATTTTTGAGCAATTAGGGTTGGCTAATCAAATTAGCCAATCTCGTACTGACGGAGTGAATGCAATCATCACGCGATTGAAATCACTCACCTCCCAGTATTAA
- a CDS encoding transcriptional regulator GcvA, protein MSKRLPPLNALRVFDSAARHLSFTKAAEELFVTQAAVSHQIKTLEEFLGLKLFRRRNRSLLLTEEGQSYYLDIKEIFSSINEATRKLLARSAKGALTVSLSPSFAIQWLVPRLSGFNQAYPGIDVRIQAVDREEDKLADDVDVAIFYGRGNWTGLRTDRLYAEYLIPVCAPSLLTGEKPLKTPSDLIYHTLLHDTSRRDWQAYVRQLEIQNQINVQQGPIFSHSSMVIQAAVHGQGVALVNNVMARSEIESGRLVRPFPDVLVSKNAFYLVCQDSQAELGKIAAFRQWILSQAANEQEKLGLLTSS, encoded by the coding sequence ATGTCTAAACGTTTACCGCCATTAAATGCGCTTAGGGTTTTTGATTCAGCGGCACGTCATTTAAGTTTTACTAAAGCCGCTGAAGAACTATTTGTGACACAAGCAGCAGTGAGCCATCAAATTAAAACATTAGAAGAATTCCTTGGGTTAAAATTATTTAGAAGACGTAACCGTTCTCTTTTATTAACAGAAGAAGGGCAGAGCTATTACCTCGATATTAAGGAAATTTTCTCATCAATTAACGAGGCAACTCGCAAATTATTAGCCCGAAGCGCGAAAGGTGCACTTACCGTTAGCCTTTCTCCAAGTTTTGCTATTCAATGGCTAGTACCACGACTGTCTGGATTTAATCAAGCTTATCCGGGAATTGATGTACGCATTCAGGCTGTTGATAGAGAAGAAGATAAGCTGGCTGACGATGTTGATGTCGCCATTTTTTATGGTCGGGGGAATTGGACCGGATTACGTACAGACCGCCTTTATGCGGAATATTTGATCCCAGTTTGTGCTCCATCTTTACTTACCGGTGAAAAACCACTAAAAACCCCATCCGATCTGATTTATCATACACTACTGCATGATACATCTCGTCGAGATTGGCAAGCTTATGTGCGTCAATTAGAGATACAAAATCAGATAAATGTGCAACAAGGGCCTATTTTTAGCCATAGTTCAATGGTGATACAGGCTGCTGTACATGGACAAGGCGTTGCATTAGTTAATAATGTGATGGCACGTAGTGAAATAGAATCGGGTCGATTAGTAAGACCTTTTCCAGATGTCCTTGTCAGTAAAAATGCATTTTATTTAGTTTGCCAAGATAGTCAGGCTGAATTGGGTAAAATTGCGGCTTTTCGCCAATGGATTTTATCTCAAGCAGCGAATGAGCAAGAAAAGCTGGGTTTACTGACATCATCTTAA
- the queF gene encoding NADPH-dependent 7-cyano-7-deazaguanine reductase QueF (Catalyzes the NADPH-dependent reduction of 7-cyano-7-deazaguanine (preQ0) to 7-aminomethyl-7-deazaguanine (preQ1) in queuosine biosynthesis), giving the protein MSLYQGDKSLEALSLGKETQYHDQYDAGLLQGVPRSLNRDSLSLTAENLPFHGGDIWTMYELSWLNNRGLPQVAIGHVELDATTENLIESKSFKLYLNSFNQTRFESWDAVEKTLLNDLTTCAKGNVNLTIYPLSHFTSQPIVDFAGECIDEQDIEIDNYQFDTQWLNESTTDTLVEETLVSHLLKSNCLITNQPDWGSVAIQYKGKKINREKLLRYLVSFRQHNEFHEQCVERIFHDIMQLCAPETLTVYARYTRRGGLDINPWRSNCEFVPEINRLARQ; this is encoded by the coding sequence ATGTCTTTATATCAAGGTGATAAATCTCTTGAAGCATTATCTCTGGGCAAAGAGACTCAATATCATGATCAATATGATGCTGGATTATTGCAAGGTGTGCCACGTAGCCTTAATCGAGATTCACTCTCTTTAACTGCTGAAAATTTACCTTTTCATGGTGGTGACATTTGGACTATGTACGAGCTCTCATGGCTTAATAATAGAGGCTTACCACAAGTTGCTATTGGTCATGTTGAATTAGATGCTACCACTGAAAATCTTATTGAATCGAAAAGTTTTAAGTTATATCTCAACAGTTTTAATCAAACTCGTTTTGAAAGTTGGGATGCCGTCGAAAAAACCTTACTTAACGATTTAACGACTTGTGCTAAAGGCAACGTTAACCTGACTATTTATCCACTTTCGCATTTTACATCACAACCTATTGTTGATTTTGCTGGAGAGTGTATTGATGAACAAGATATTGAAATTGATAATTATCAGTTTGATACGCAATGGTTAAACGAATCGACAACCGATACACTCGTTGAAGAAACTCTGGTTAGCCATCTGTTAAAATCAAATTGCCTTATTACCAATCAACCGGATTGGGGATCAGTCGCTATTCAATATAAGGGGAAAAAGATTAATCGTGAAAAACTACTGCGCTATTTAGTTTCATTTAGACAACACAATGAATTTCATGAACAGTGTGTTGAGCGAATTTTTCACGATATCATGCAATTATGTGCACCAGAAACATTAACTGTTTATGCAAGATATACGCGACGTGGTGGATTAGACATCAACCCTTGGCGTAGTAATTGTGAATTTGTTCCAGAAATTAATCGATTAGCTAGACAATAA
- a CDS encoding DUF423 domain-containing protein: MNSRTLLMFSAISGFFYVAFGAFATHKLAPHLSPQHWEYIQLAMRYQIVHTLLLVGIAAILMRKIILWFYWAGIFFGVGILLFSGSLYCMALTQVRLLSYFTPIGGFSFLIGWALIFIGALRLRAPASRHE, translated from the coding sequence GTGAATAGTCGTACATTGCTTATGTTTTCCGCGATTAGTGGTTTCTTTTATGTTGCTTTTGGTGCATTTGCAACGCATAAGCTTGCACCTCATTTATCGCCACAACATTGGGAATACATTCAGTTAGCGATGCGTTACCAAATCGTCCATACTTTATTGCTTGTCGGGATCGCGGCAATATTAATGCGTAAAATTATTTTATGGTTTTATTGGGCGGGTATTTTTTTTGGTGTTGGCATTCTACTTTTCAGCGGTAGCCTTTATTGTATGGCGCTAACACAAGTTAGATTATTATCTTATTTTACGCCAATTGGTGGATTTAGTTTTCTTATTGGTTGGGCTTTAATTTTTATTGGCGCTTTGCGTCTAAGGGCACCGGCGTCTCGCCATGAATAA
- the xni gene encoding flap endonuclease Xni produces MIHLLIIDALNLIRRIHAASGSSCQTVCEQSINQLLGHTQPTHAVAVFDEDDRDNSWRHQLLPDYKAGRTPMPDDLRQQLPKIKAMLLNLGIQSWHSGGDEADDVAATLATKVANAGFRVTIISTDKGYCQLLSPSIRIRDYFQRRWLDLEFIKAEFGVAPSQLTDYWGLTGVSSSKVAGVPGIGPKSATELLQIYPDLESLYQHIDDVPTKWQNKLITHKGSAFISRKITTLRTDIHLNGNLQQLRLK; encoded by the coding sequence ATGATACATTTGCTGATAATTGATGCTTTGAACCTGATCCGTCGCATTCATGCGGCGTCAGGTTCTTCCTGTCAAACTGTGTGTGAACAGAGTATCAATCAACTACTTGGTCATACACAACCGACTCATGCCGTCGCGGTCTTTGATGAAGATGACAGAGATAATAGTTGGCGACATCAACTCTTACCCGATTATAAAGCGGGTCGTACACCAATGCCTGATGATTTACGACAACAATTGCCTAAAATTAAAGCAATGTTACTCAATTTAGGCATACAAAGCTGGCACTCAGGTGGTGATGAAGCAGATGATGTTGCTGCAACGTTGGCAACCAAAGTCGCAAATGCAGGCTTTCGAGTCACGATTATTTCAACAGATAAAGGTTATTGCCAATTACTTTCTCCCTCTATTCGTATACGTGATTATTTTCAACGACGCTGGTTAGATTTAGAATTTATTAAAGCTGAATTTGGTGTCGCCCCTTCCCAATTGACCGACTATTGGGGATTAACAGGAGTAAGTAGTAGTAAAGTTGCCGGCGTTCCTGGAATTGGCCCTAAAAGTGCGACTGAGCTTTTACAAATTTACCCAGATCTCGAATCGCTCTATCAACATATTGATGATGTTCCTACTAAATGGCAAAACAAACTTATTACCCATAAAGGATCTGCATTTATCAGTCGGAAAATCACGACGTTACGTACTGATATTCATTTAAACGGTAATTTACAACAGTTACGTTTAAAATAG
- the tcdA gene encoding tRNA cyclic N6-threonylcarbamoyladenosine(37) synthase TcdA: protein MQNSLSDSYLQRFSGIGRLYGQKALSYFAQAHICVVGIGGVGSWAAEALARSGIGAITLIDMDDVCVTNTNRQIHALKESVGQPKCDVMKQRILEINPECKVTSIDDFVTVDNVAEMMNNNFDYVIDAIDSVRPKAALLAYCRRYKIPVITTGGAGGQIDPTQIQVADLAKTIQDPLAAKLRERLKSDFNVVKNSKGKLGIDCVFSTEQLVYPQGDGTVCAAKNTADGVKRMDCSAGFGAVTMVTASFGFIAVSHALKKMLAKAQRTRHTSSCRVVDGVATYS, encoded by the coding sequence ATGCAAAATTCATTATCAGATTCATATTTACAACGCTTTTCTGGAATAGGGCGACTCTATGGGCAAAAAGCGTTGTCTTATTTTGCCCAGGCTCATATCTGTGTCGTGGGTATAGGAGGTGTCGGTAGCTGGGCGGCAGAAGCATTAGCACGTAGTGGTATTGGTGCTATCACCTTAATTGATATGGATGATGTGTGTGTGACGAACACAAATCGCCAAATACATGCGTTGAAAGAAAGTGTGGGTCAACCAAAATGCGACGTGATGAAACAGCGTATTTTAGAAATCAATCCAGAATGCAAAGTGACCAGTATTGATGATTTTGTCACGGTTGATAATGTCGCTGAAATGATGAATAACAACTTTGATTATGTCATTGATGCCATTGATAGTGTAAGACCCAAAGCGGCATTATTAGCTTATTGCCGTCGCTATAAAATTCCAGTGATCACAACAGGTGGCGCAGGTGGGCAAATTGATCCCACACAAATTCAAGTGGCTGATTTAGCAAAAACAATTCAAGATCCTTTAGCGGCTAAATTAAGAGAGCGTTTGAAATCTGATTTTAATGTCGTAAAAAATAGTAAGGGAAAATTAGGGATCGACTGTGTTTTCTCAACAGAACAACTTGTTTATCCACAAGGCGATGGTACGGTTTGTGCGGCAAAAAATACGGCAGATGGTGTGAAACGAATGGATTGTTCAGCTGGCTTTGGTGCCGTAACGATGGTAACGGCGTCGTTTGGTTTTATTGCAGTGTCTCATGCTTTGAAGAAGATGCTAGCAAAGGCGCAACGTACTCGTCATACTTCAAGTTGTCGCGTTGTTGATGGTGTAGCCACATACTCATGA
- the ppnN gene encoding nucleotide 5'-monophosphate nucleosidase PpnN codes for MITHVSPLGSMDLLSQLEVDMLKRTASSDLYQLFRNCSLAVLNSGSLTDSSKELLSKYQDFDINVLRRERGVKLELVNPPEDAFVDGKIIRSLQANLFAVLRDILFVHGQITTAKRDLHLNLENSTHITNTIFSILRNARALHIDEDPNMIVCWGGHSINETEYLYGRKVGNELGLRELNICTGCGPGAMEAPMKGAAVGHAQQRYRNSRFIGMTEPSIIAAEPPNPLVNELIIMPDIEKRLESFVRIGHGIIIFPGGVGTAEELLYLLGILMSPENQDQVLPLILTGPKESADYFNVLDDFIANTLGDEARRHYQIIIDDASEVARIMKKYMPLVKDNRRSTGDAYSFNWSMKINADLQLPFEPTHENMASLNLSTDQSPEKLAADLRRAFSGIVAGNVKEVGMKAIEAYGPYKIHGDREIMRRMDILLAGFVEQHRMKLPGGTAYQPCYEIIS; via the coding sequence GTGATAACTCATGTCAGCCCATTAGGTTCCATGGATCTGCTTTCACAGCTAGAAGTTGATATGCTAAAGAGAACCGCAAGCAGTGATCTTTACCAGCTGTTTCGCAATTGTTCTCTTGCTGTACTCAACTCTGGTAGCCTTACTGATAGTAGTAAAGAGCTGTTATCTAAATACCAAGATTTTGATATTAACGTACTGCGCCGTGAACGTGGCGTAAAACTAGAGTTAGTCAATCCTCCTGAAGACGCCTTTGTTGACGGAAAAATTATTCGCTCGCTACAAGCTAACTTATTTGCAGTGCTTCGTGACATATTGTTTGTTCACGGGCAAATCACGACAGCAAAACGTGATCTGCACCTGAACTTAGAAAATAGTACTCATATCACTAATACTATATTCTCCATTTTGCGTAATGCTCGAGCGCTTCATATTGATGAAGATCCTAATATGATCGTTTGCTGGGGGGGGCACTCAATTAATGAAACTGAATACCTTTACGGCAGAAAAGTAGGTAACGAATTAGGGTTACGCGAACTCAATATCTGCACTGGCTGTGGACCTGGTGCGATGGAAGCACCAATGAAAGGGGCTGCTGTTGGTCATGCCCAACAACGTTATAGAAATAGTCGTTTTATTGGTATGACAGAGCCTTCAATCATTGCGGCTGAGCCACCAAATCCATTAGTTAACGAACTGATTATTATGCCAGATATTGAAAAACGTCTGGAATCTTTCGTGCGAATTGGGCATGGCATTATTATTTTCCCTGGCGGTGTAGGGACAGCGGAAGAATTACTGTATCTGCTTGGTATTCTTATGTCTCCAGAAAACCAAGATCAAGTATTACCACTGATTTTAACTGGTCCTAAAGAGAGTGCAGACTACTTTAATGTACTCGATGACTTTATCGCCAATACATTAGGTGACGAAGCTCGACGCCATTACCAAATTATTATTGATGATGCGTCTGAAGTTGCTCGTATCATGAAAAAATATATGCCTTTAGTAAAAGATAATCGTCGTAGTACTGGTGATGCTTATAGTTTTAACTGGTCAATGAAGATCAATGCGGATTTACAGCTTCCTTTTGAACCAACGCATGAAAATATGGCATCGCTTAACTTAAGTACCGATCAATCACCTGAAAAATTAGCTGCTGACTTACGTCGCGCATTCTCCGGTATTGTTGCAGGTAACGTAAAAGAAGTGGGGATGAAAGCGATTGAAGCTTACGGTCCTTATAAAATTCATGGCGATCGTGAAATAATGCGTCGCATGGATATTTTATTAGCGGGCTTCGTTGAGCAACATCGAATGAAACTTCCGGGCGGTACAGCTTACCAACCATGTTACGAGATTATCAGCTGA
- the rlmM gene encoding 23S rRNA (cytidine(2498)-2'-O)-methyltransferase RlmM, whose translation MNKVALYCRQGFEKECAAEITDKASQIGVYGFPRVKEGSGYVIFECYQEGEADKIAREVNFRELIFARQMFVTGELLKDLPPEDRITPIVGMLKGVVEKAGELRVEVADTNESKELLKFCRKFTVPLRHHLRDEKILLKVENFSRPIIHVFFIAPGCCYVGYSYSFNNSAFYMGIPRLKFPSDAPSRSTLKLEEAFHIFIPYEEWEERLASGMKAVDLGACPGGWTYQLVKRSMMVHAVDNGPMAQSLMDTGQVRHHQVDGFKFEPTSKNITWLVCDMVEKPAKVAALMTTWIANEWCREAIFNLKLPMKKRYEEVSHILEKIKSELAEKGINAKIQAKHLYHDREEITVHIQNIWAAYRPDREF comes from the coding sequence ATGAATAAAGTTGCATTATATTGTCGCCAAGGTTTTGAAAAAGAGTGCGCGGCGGAGATTACGGATAAAGCTAGTCAAATCGGTGTTTACGGTTTTCCTCGTGTTAAAGAGGGGAGTGGTTATGTGATCTTTGAATGTTACCAAGAAGGTGAAGCTGACAAGATCGCGCGTGAAGTTAATTTCCGTGAATTAATCTTTGCTCGTCAGATGTTTGTGACGGGTGAATTACTTAAAGATTTACCGCCAGAAGATAGAATTACACCGATTGTTGGAATGCTAAAAGGCGTTGTCGAAAAAGCGGGTGAGCTTCGAGTTGAAGTTGCAGACACTAACGAAAGCAAGGAATTATTAAAATTCTGTCGTAAATTTACTGTGCCATTACGTCATCATTTACGTGATGAGAAAATCTTGCTGAAAGTCGAGAATTTTAGCCGTCCTATTATCCATGTGTTTTTTATTGCACCGGGATGTTGTTATGTAGGCTATTCCTATAGTTTTAATAATTCTGCATTTTATATGGGTATTCCTCGATTAAAATTCCCATCCGATGCACCAAGCCGTTCGACATTAAAGCTTGAAGAAGCATTTCATATTTTCATTCCTTATGAGGAGTGGGAAGAGCGCTTAGCAAGTGGAATGAAAGCGGTGGATTTAGGCGCCTGCCCTGGCGGTTGGACATATCAATTAGTGAAACGCAGTATGATGGTACATGCTGTTGATAATGGTCCAATGGCACAATCTTTGATGGATACAGGACAAGTTCGTCATCACCAAGTTGATGGTTTTAAATTCGAGCCCACTTCTAAAAATATCACATGGCTTGTTTGTGATATGGTTGAAAAACCAGCTAAAGTTGCTGCATTAATGACAACTTGGATTGCTAATGAATGGTGTCGTGAAGCTATTTTTAACCTAAAATTGCCAATGAAAAAGCGTTATGAGGAAGTCTCTCATATCCTTGAAAAAATAAAGTCAGAGTTAGCGGAAAAAGGGATTAATGCTAAGATCCAAGCTAAGCACCTTTATCACGATAGAGAAGAAATAACAGTTCATATTCAAAATATTTGGGCTGCTTATCGACCCGATCGTGAGTTCTAA
- the mltA gene encoding murein transglycosylase A, with the protein MVTWRKSLILGMLALALTGCHRPTEQGQQYKDGKLKQDLIEVSSPNTQGTPINGPDYLQQVNQINQTSSRLYNSNKETYQAVENWLRSGADTRQLRQFNLSAFQMEGVDNYGNVQFTGYYTPVLEARLTQQGEFQYPLYKMPANSRSKLPSRAAIYNGALSKSLIAAYSNSIMDNFMMEVQGSGYVDFGDGKPLTFFGYAGKNGHPYRSIGKVLIDNGEVERKDMSMLAIRDWADKHNDTEVRKLLEENPSFVFFKPEPFTPVRGASAIPLVALASVASDRSIIPPGTVLLAEIPVLDNTGNFTGEYQMRLMVALDVGGAIKGHHFDIYHGIGKDAGHMAGFYNHYGRVWVLKKSQLSLLKPSS; encoded by the coding sequence ATGGTTACTTGGCGAAAATCGTTAATTTTAGGTATGTTAGCGCTTGCCTTGACAGGATGTCATCGTCCAACAGAGCAAGGGCAACAGTATAAAGATGGAAAACTTAAGCAAGATCTCATTGAGGTAAGTTCGCCAAATACACAAGGTACACCTATTAATGGCCCTGATTATTTACAACAAGTAAATCAGATAAACCAAACATCATCTCGCTTGTATAATAGCAATAAAGAGACTTATCAGGCGGTAGAAAACTGGCTACGCTCTGGCGCAGATACACGTCAATTGCGTCAGTTCAATCTTTCTGCATTTCAGATGGAAGGCGTTGATAACTACGGTAATGTTCAATTTACTGGATATTATACACCTGTTCTTGAAGCTCGCTTAACGCAACAAGGTGAATTCCAATACCCTCTTTATAAAATGCCTGCCAATAGTCGTTCAAAATTACCTTCTCGTGCTGCTATTTACAATGGTGCATTAAGTAAATCTTTAATTGCAGCTTACAGTAATTCCATTATGGATAATTTTATGATGGAAGTTCAGGGAAGTGGTTATGTTGACTTTGGTGATGGTAAACCTTTAACGTTCTTTGGTTATGCAGGAAAAAATGGACACCCTTACCGTAGTATTGGCAAAGTGCTTATTGATAATGGCGAAGTAGAAAGAAAAGATATGTCTATGCTCGCGATTAGAGATTGGGCTGATAAGCACAATGATACTGAAGTGAGAAAATTACTAGAAGAAAACCCATCATTTGTTTTTTTCAAACCAGAGCCTTTTACACCTGTTAGAGGCGCAAGTGCAATCCCTCTCGTTGCTCTCGCCTCTGTGGCTTCTGACAGAAGCATTATTCCCCCCGGAACGGTATTGCTTGCTGAAATTCCTGTCCTTGATAATACGGGGAATTTTACAGGCGAATATCAAATGCGTTTAATGGTGGCATTAGATGTTGGCGGGGCAATTAAAGGCCATCATTTCGACATTTATCATGGAATTGGTAAAGATGCGGGTCATATGGCCGGTTTTTATAATCACTATGGGCGTGTTTGGGTATTAAAAAAATCACAACTTAGCTTATTAAAACCTTCGTCATAA
- the amiC gene encoding N-acetylmuramoyl-L-alanine amidase AmiC, with protein sequence MSHSEHNQTRRRLVKGIGALLLLSVSPVGLAATASIVAVRVWPASTYTRVTIESSTPLKYRQFALSNPERIVVDLEGIQLNSVLKGVANQVQTSDPYLKLIRVGQNTPKTVRLVFEVKTPVQPQMFTLKPVAEFKNRLVLDFYPSHGADTEDDPLLALLREYNDGDLQQAVPAQTDTRKPGRAGRDRPIIIMIDPGHGGEDPGAIGKYKTREKDVVLQIARRLKTLIDKDAKMKAYMTRNEDVFIPLTVRVAKARKMQADLFVSIHADAFTNRSARGSSVFALSKTGATSNTARYLAQTQNESDLIGGVSKSGDRYVDHAMLDLVQTATINDSLKFGSEVLKLLGGINKLHKNKVDQAGFAVLKAPEIPSILVETAFISNIEEEKKLKTAQFQQQIAGSIFKGIKAYFANGGELTLADRS encoded by the coding sequence ATGAGTCATTCTGAGCACAATCAAACTCGTCGTCGTCTTGTTAAAGGAATTGGCGCGTTATTATTGTTAAGTGTTAGTCCCGTAGGTCTTGCTGCTACTGCATCTATTGTTGCGGTGAGGGTTTGGCCTGCCTCGACTTATACTCGCGTGACTATAGAATCCAGCACCCCACTGAAATATCGTCAGTTTGCATTATCAAACCCTGAACGTATTGTGGTGGATTTAGAAGGTATTCAACTTAATAGCGTGCTGAAAGGTGTCGCTAATCAGGTTCAGACTAGCGATCCATATTTAAAACTTATTCGTGTTGGTCAAAATACACCTAAAACAGTACGACTGGTATTTGAAGTAAAAACGCCTGTACAACCACAAATGTTTACACTTAAACCTGTGGCTGAATTTAAAAACCGTTTAGTGTTAGATTTCTACCCAAGTCATGGTGCTGACACGGAAGATGATCCTCTTTTAGCACTGTTGCGCGAATATAATGACGGCGATTTACAACAAGCGGTGCCAGCACAGACAGATACTCGTAAACCAGGTAGGGCTGGACGAGATAGACCCATTATTATCATGATTGACCCAGGTCATGGAGGGGAAGATCCCGGGGCAATTGGTAAATATAAAACGCGTGAAAAAGATGTCGTTTTGCAAATTGCTCGTCGCTTAAAAACGCTTATTGATAAAGATGCCAAAATGAAGGCGTATATGACACGTAATGAAGATGTCTTTATTCCATTGACAGTACGTGTTGCTAAGGCGCGAAAAATGCAGGCAGATTTATTTGTTTCTATCCATGCTGATGCGTTTACAAACCGCTCTGCAAGAGGCTCATCTGTTTTTGCATTATCAAAAACGGGCGCAACCAGTAATACGGCACGCTATCTTGCTCAAACACAAAATGAGTCTGACTTAATTGGTGGGGTGAGTAAAAGTGGTGATCGCTATGTAGACCATGCAATGCTCGATCTCGTGCAAACGGCGACTATTAATGACAGCCTAAAATTTGGTAGTGAAGTGCTTAAACTATTAGGTGGTATTAATAAACTGCATAAAAATAAAGTCGATCAGGCTGGTTTTGCGGTATTAAAAGCGCCAGAAATTCCTTCCATTCTTGTTGAAACGGCGTTTATTAGTAATATAGAAGAAGAGAAAAAGCTAAAAACGGCTCAGTTCCAGCAACAGATTGCAGGATCTATTTTCAAAGGGATCAAAGCCTATTTTGCCAATGGTGGTGAATTAACCTTAGCTGATCGTAGCTAA
- the csdA gene encoding cysteine desulfurase CsdA, with amino-acid sequence MNVFSPDLFRQQFPALQEKTIYLDSAATALKPLAMIEASDAFYRHNFATVHRSQYQHAKETTQQYEAARKQVAELIKSADSDTIIWTKGTTESLNFIAQGYFRPRLQAGDEIIVSEQEHHANLIPWLILAEQTGARVIRWTIEDHFLPSIDSLNTLINKRTRIVAISQMSNVTGAQIALDKVSQCVHQYDNCLLVVDGAQGIAHHPTDVTTLDIDFYVFSAHKLYGPNGLGICYGKRKHLEEMAPWHGGGKMLTNATFDGFTPAPIPQRFEAGTPNIAGVIAFSATLAWLEKQDMYHANQYALELAEEAEKRLSDLNGFISYRAANSSVVSFNFEGIHHSDLATLITEKGIALRTGQHCAQPLIDSLNISGCLRISFMPYNQHADIDAFIDAIKFALTLLKDE; translated from the coding sequence ATGAACGTATTTTCACCTGATTTATTTCGACAACAATTTCCTGCCCTCCAAGAAAAAACGATTTATCTCGATAGTGCAGCAACCGCATTAAAGCCTCTTGCCATGATAGAAGCCTCAGATGCGTTTTATCGCCATAATTTTGCGACGGTTCACCGTAGCCAATATCAGCATGCTAAAGAGACAACGCAACAATATGAGGCGGCACGCAAACAAGTTGCCGAACTCATTAAGAGTGCGGATAGTGATACGATTATTTGGACAAAAGGCACCACAGAATCCCTCAACTTTATTGCTCAAGGTTATTTTCGTCCACGCTTACAAGCCGGTGATGAAATAATTGTTAGTGAGCAAGAGCATCATGCAAACCTTATTCCTTGGTTGATACTGGCGGAACAAACAGGCGCACGAGTGATCCGCTGGACAATTGAAGATCATTTTTTACCTTCAATTGATAGCTTAAATACTTTAATCAATAAGCGGACACGAATTGTCGCGATTAGCCAAATGTCGAATGTGACAGGCGCTCAAATCGCATTAGATAAAGTGTCTCAATGTGTTCATCAATATGATAACTGCTTACTGGTTGTCGATGGAGCACAAGGTATTGCGCATCACCCAACAGATGTCACCACACTTGATATCGATTTCTATGTTTTTTCTGCTCATAAACTTTATGGCCCGAATGGATTAGGCATTTGTTATGGCAAACGAAAACATTTAGAGGAGATGGCACCTTGGCATGGTGGCGGAAAGATGCTAACTAACGCAACATTTGATGGTTTTACTCCAGCCCCTATTCCTCAGCGTTTTGAAGCAGGAACACCTAACATTGCGGGTGTTATTGCATTTTCAGCCACATTAGCATGGTTAGAAAAACAAGATATGTATCATGCGAACCAATATGCTCTTGAGCTTGCTGAAGAAGCGGAGAAGCGTCTCAGTGACCTAAATGGGTTTATCAGTTACCGAGCCGCCAACTCATCGGTTGTTTCTTTCAATTTCGAAGGCATTCATCATAGTGATTTAGCAACATTAATCACAGAGAAAGGTATTGCATTACGTACAGGGCAACACTGCGCACAACCCCTTATTGATTCATTAAATATTTCAGGCTGTTTACGCATTTCTTTTATGCCTTATAATCAGCACGCGGATATTGATGCTTTTATTGATGCCATTAAATTTGCTCTAACACTCTTAAAAGATGAATAA